One segment of Candidatus Micropelagos thuwalensis DNA contains the following:
- a CDS encoding 4-hydroxyphenylacetate-3-hydroxylase large chain protein, with the protein MSFDASFFVALSFALVILGFLKLGLPGRVASMLDDRADKIREELEQAQSLRDEAQALLKSYRQRAKKAEEESRAMIEQAKLDSEKMAEDAKTALQARLERKTRQAEDKIGQAEAQLSQEIRAVAAELAISAAGKLISENLTTETADKILDSSIKNVSSHLN; encoded by the coding sequence ATGAGTTTTGACGCTTCCTTTTTTGTTGCTCTTTCTTTTGCTCTAGTCATTCTTGGGTTTTTAAAACTTGGATTGCCGGGGCGAGTCGCATCCATGCTTGATGACCGCGCTGATAAAATCCGAGAGGAACTTGAGCAGGCTCAAAGTCTTCGGGATGAGGCGCAAGCCTTGCTGAAAAGCTACCGTCAGCGTGCCAAAAAGGCTGAGGAAGAGTCCCGCGCCATGATTGAACAGGCAAAGTTGGACTCTGAAAAAATGGCAGAAGATGCCAAAACTGCATTACAAGCCAGACTGGAAAGAAAAACTCGTCAGGCTGAAGATAAAATCGGGCAAGCAGAGGCACAACTTTCTCAAGAAATTCGAGCGGTCGCCGCAGAGCTCGCTATCTCAGCGGCTGGTAAGCTTATCAGTGAAAATTTGACCACTGAGACCGCTGATAAAATTCTCGATAGTTCAATTAAAAACGTCAGCAGTCATCTTAACTGA
- a CDS encoding F0F1 ATP synthase subunit C: MEAEAAKYIGAGIACIALAGAGISIGTIFGNYLAGALRNPSAAQSQFPNLLLGFALAEATGLFGLIVALILLFVV; the protein is encoded by the coding sequence ATGGAAGCAGAAGCAGCAAAATATATCGGCGCAGGCATTGCATGTATTGCCCTTGCAGGTGCAGGTATTTCAATCGGTACGATTTTTGGTAACTATCTTGCCGGCGCCCTTCGTAATCCTTCAGCAGCACAAAGCCAGTTCCCGAATCTTCTTCTCGGCTTTGCTCTGGCAGAAGCGACAGGCCTTTTTGGTCTTATCGTTGCCCTTATTCTGCTGTTTGTTGTTTAA
- a CDS encoding F0F1 ATP synthase subunit A, with amino-acid sequence MHQFEVHALYELPPVAGIDVSFTNSSLWMMIAISAASLLFIFSARNPSLVPGRLQSFGELTYEFVANMIRDNAGKEGMKYFPFVFTLFVFVLFCNMLGMIPYSFTVTSHLIVTFALASAVFLLVTGVGFIRHGIGFLKLFVPSGIPVALLPLLVVIELISYLTRPVSLSVRLFANMMAGHTMLKVFGGFAVAFLSAGGVMSAGAIAPVAMMVAFTGLEFLIAFLQAYVFTILTCIYLNDAIHLDH; translated from the coding sequence ATGCACCAGTTCGAGGTTCATGCGCTATATGAACTGCCACCAGTGGCGGGGATTGACGTGTCCTTTACCAACTCATCTCTCTGGATGATGATTGCTATTAGTGCAGCATCTCTTTTGTTTATATTTTCTGCCCGTAACCCATCGCTTGTTCCGGGCAGATTGCAGTCTTTTGGTGAACTGACTTACGAATTTGTTGCCAATATGATCAGAGATAATGCGGGTAAGGAAGGCATGAAATATTTTCCTTTTGTCTTCACGCTTTTTGTATTTGTGCTGTTTTGTAACATGCTTGGCATGATCCCTTATTCCTTCACAGTCACGAGCCATTTGATTGTTACATTTGCACTGGCCTCTGCTGTGTTTTTACTTGTTACAGGTGTCGGCTTTATCCGTCATGGCATAGGTTTCCTTAAGCTGTTTGTGCCATCGGGCATACCTGTGGCGCTCTTGCCTCTTTTGGTGGTGATTGAGCTTATCTCATATCTAACCCGCCCAGTCAGCCTGTCGGTGCGTCTGTTTGCCAATATGATGGCAGGACACACAATGTTAAAAGTTTTTGGCGGTTTTGCGGTCGCGTTCCTGTCTGCCGGGGGGGTGATGTCTGCCGGTGCGATTGCGCCTGTTGCCATGATGGTCGCCTTTACAGGACTGGAATTTCTTATTGCCTTTTTGCAGGCTTATGTCTTTACGATTTTGACCTGCATTTACTTAAATGATGCCATTCATTTAGATCACTAA
- a CDS encoding DUF721 domain-containing protein produces MTDKFDSNPLRSSGTPHVSKVLGRITGRTMNRRGFSDSRMLENWSAIVGPQLAAMSQPVRLSRRKSGRDGEETAGGVLTVKAEGAIALEIQHLAPQIIDRLNIYYGYAAIARLNIVQGPVTVTPSPLSPPPIKDEEISALADDFDEIDTPRLKRALASLALLMRRDKG; encoded by the coding sequence ATGACCGATAAATTTGACAGCAACCCGCTCCGTAGTTCCGGCACGCCGCATGTGTCTAAAGTGCTGGGGCGCATTACGGGACGCACCATGAACCGGCGCGGCTTTAGCGATAGCCGTATGCTGGAAAACTGGTCGGCGATTGTCGGCCCTCAACTTGCCGCGATGAGCCAGCCCGTGCGTTTATCGCGTCGTAAAAGTGGGCGCGATGGTGAGGAAACAGCCGGCGGCGTGCTGACCGTGAAAGCCGAAGGCGCAATTGCACTGGAAATCCAGCATCTTGCGCCGCAGATTATTGATCGTCTTAACATCTATTATGGATATGCCGCGATTGCTCGGCTCAATATTGTTCAAGGGCCTGTGACAGTAACACCCTCGCCGCTGAGCCCGCCACCAATTAAAGATGAAGAAATTTCAGCCCTCGCGGATGATTTCGACGAGATTGATACACCCCGTTTGAAGCGCGCATTGGCCTCTCTCGCTCTGCTGATGCGTCGGGATAAGGGATAA
- a CDS encoding AAA family ATPase, which translates to MKFDRLRLSGFKSFLDPVDLQILPGLTGVVGPNGCGKSNLLEALRWVMGETSYKSMRGAGMEDVIFSGTTGRPSRNNAEVSLLLDNKDKTAPPEFNDEENVEVTRRIERDAGSAYRINGRDVRAKDVQLLFADASTGARSPALVRQGQIGELINAKPEARRKILEEAAGISGLHTRRHDAELRLRGAESNLEKVDDTLENLHNNLRALKRQVRQATRYKNLSGQIKEVEALALHLRWQQALDAATEAENALAAAEESVASLTRDSAGASTEQLASQEALPPLREKEAECAAIYRRLTIEQDGLENEAQRAAETVSRLSAQIETIQEDARREQDVLKDAENQLKQITEEKEILREKNAGASGKAVRAAEKAAQEKCDASQKRLAEAENDLNAIIRKLAAHQARKTDITAALENNRKKHTRIEEERTRLEQERDTLLEEGLSETRRQELKTTISALSEDYKKAAESVQSAHDQLAACNKQAETCAEPSRQAHAVLERLLGEQSALQAILSASEDADTPGLIETLKVETGYEAALGAAFGDDLNAPSDAEAAAHWLALPPFSEPPSLPDGATSLSGFVHGSNVLGRSLSLVGLVDRSKGAALQKHLSAGQRLVSLEGDLWRWDGFCATADAKTPAAQRLAQMNRLDALTSEIAMAETNAHATDEAAQTAKSKVRDATEVDNNCRAQLKQIQMKLTEAREELSEVETGAEKQISRLAAIEEACQRMTSDIDELADMIKASEADLQALVDGGDALTSEQSTHQELVGEARSIYEQDRAERENLVRERNERENRLKRLLQDIDSWQSRLENSRQQIESLKARQTQTEQEKQEAESIPQILAERSSALVEQINLAETNRKQAADTLAEAEKRLAEADKHHRAAQSALSEVRETRAALEAKTTAAKERLEEIGQHIKDTLHCAPEDALAIANFDPEKKFPEIEEIEAKLERYRRERESLGGVNLRAEEEAEEVEAQINEIQTERDDLSQAINKLRYGIGQLNREGRERLLAAFETVNGHFAKLFTQLFGGGTAELKLTESDDPLEAGLEIIAHPPGKKPQVMSLLSGGEQALTAMSLIFAVFLTNPSPICVLDEVDAPLDDANVERFCNMLTNIAETSDTRFLIITHHALTMARVNRLFGVTMQERGVSQLISVDLATAEQFAETGRDLSSDQNKDEMKSMG; encoded by the coding sequence ATGAAATTTGATCGCCTGCGGCTATCCGGATTTAAATCCTTTCTTGATCCGGTCGATTTGCAAATCCTTCCAGGTCTGACAGGGGTTGTCGGGCCGAATGGGTGCGGCAAGTCTAATCTGCTTGAAGCCTTACGCTGGGTAATGGGGGAAACTTCATATAAATCTATGCGGGGTGCGGGTATGGAGGATGTGATCTTTTCTGGCACGACGGGGCGTCCGTCTCGCAATAATGCAGAAGTCTCCTTATTGCTCGACAATAAGGACAAAACAGCCCCGCCTGAATTTAATGATGAAGAAAATGTCGAAGTCACCCGCCGTATTGAACGCGATGCCGGTTCGGCCTATCGCATTAATGGGCGCGATGTCAGGGCCAAAGATGTTCAACTTCTTTTTGCCGATGCGTCGACTGGTGCGCGTTCTCCTGCATTGGTCAGACAGGGGCAGATTGGTGAACTGATTAATGCTAAGCCAGAAGCGCGCCGTAAAATCCTTGAAGAAGCGGCAGGCATATCTGGTCTGCATACACGTCGCCATGATGCTGAATTGCGGCTAAGGGGTGCGGAAAGCAATCTCGAAAAAGTCGATGATACTTTGGAAAATCTGCACAATAATCTGCGTGCTTTGAAGCGGCAGGTCAGGCAAGCAACACGATATAAAAACCTGTCGGGACAGATTAAAGAAGTCGAGGCTCTGGCACTTCATTTGCGGTGGCAACAGGCGTTGGATGCTGCAACAGAGGCTGAAAATGCCCTTGCCGCTGCAGAGGAGTCGGTTGCGTCCCTAACGCGTGACTCTGCGGGTGCCAGTACCGAACAACTTGCGTCGCAAGAAGCCTTGCCGCCTTTACGTGAAAAGGAAGCCGAGTGCGCCGCTATTTATCGCCGCCTGACGATTGAACAGGACGGGCTGGAAAACGAAGCACAACGTGCAGCAGAGACCGTGAGCCGCCTTTCTGCGCAAATTGAAACCATTCAGGAAGATGCGCGCCGCGAACAAGATGTTCTGAAGGACGCTGAAAATCAGCTTAAGCAAATAACGGAAGAAAAAGAAATCCTGCGGGAGAAAAATGCCGGCGCGTCGGGTAAAGCTGTGCGCGCCGCTGAAAAAGCTGCTCAGGAAAAATGTGATGCGTCACAAAAACGCCTCGCCGAAGCAGAAAATGATCTCAATGCGATAATTCGAAAACTCGCTGCGCATCAGGCCAGAAAGACCGATATAACGGCGGCGCTAGAAAACAATCGAAAGAAGCATACCCGCATTGAAGAAGAACGCACGCGACTGGAACAAGAACGTGATACCTTGCTTGAGGAAGGTCTCTCGGAAACACGGCGTCAGGAATTAAAAACAACCATCAGCGCGTTGTCTGAGGATTATAAAAAAGCTGCCGAGTCCGTGCAGAGTGCACATGACCAGTTGGCAGCCTGCAACAAGCAAGCGGAGACATGTGCTGAGCCGTCGCGCCAGGCGCATGCGGTTCTAGAGCGTTTGCTGGGTGAGCAATCAGCTTTGCAAGCCATTTTGAGCGCGTCAGAGGATGCAGACACGCCGGGCTTGATTGAAACCCTTAAAGTTGAAACAGGGTATGAGGCAGCGCTGGGTGCGGCTTTTGGTGATGATTTGAACGCCCCTTCTGACGCTGAAGCTGCCGCGCACTGGTTGGCCTTGCCGCCTTTCTCTGAGCCTCCATCTTTGCCCGATGGTGCGACATCATTGTCGGGATTTGTACACGGATCGAATGTTTTGGGTCGGAGCTTATCTCTTGTCGGGCTTGTCGATCGCTCAAAGGGTGCGGCATTACAAAAACATCTCTCAGCCGGTCAAAGACTGGTCAGTCTTGAAGGTGATTTGTGGCGCTGGGACGGGTTTTGCGCTACGGCAGATGCGAAAACACCTGCTGCACAGAGACTTGCGCAAATGAATCGTCTTGATGCCCTTACGTCTGAAATCGCAATGGCAGAAACCAACGCTCATGCGACAGATGAAGCGGCGCAGACTGCTAAATCTAAGGTTCGCGATGCCACTGAAGTTGATAATAATTGCCGCGCGCAACTCAAGCAAATTCAAATGAAATTGACCGAGGCGCGTGAAGAGCTGTCTGAAGTGGAAACGGGTGCTGAAAAACAAATTTCTCGTCTTGCTGCGATTGAAGAAGCATGTCAGCGCATGACATCTGATATTGATGAGCTTGCGGATATGATTAAAGCAAGTGAAGCAGACCTTCAGGCTTTGGTCGATGGTGGGGATGCTCTCACATCCGAGCAGTCCACCCATCAAGAGTTGGTTGGGGAGGCGCGGAGCATCTATGAACAGGACCGTGCCGAGCGTGAAAATCTCGTGCGAGAGAGAAATGAACGCGAGAACAGGTTAAAGCGTTTACTACAAGACATTGATAGCTGGCAAAGCAGGTTAGAAAACTCACGCCAGCAAATTGAAAGCTTGAAGGCGCGTCAAACCCAGACAGAGCAAGAAAAACAAGAGGCAGAGAGTATTCCGCAAATACTTGCCGAACGGAGTTCCGCATTGGTCGAACAGATTAATCTTGCCGAAACCAATCGTAAACAGGCGGCTGATACGCTTGCAGAAGCAGAGAAACGCCTTGCGGAAGCTGATAAGCACCATCGTGCCGCACAATCTGCGCTTTCGGAAGTCCGTGAAACCCGTGCTGCGTTGGAGGCGAAAACAACAGCGGCAAAAGAACGGCTGGAAGAAATCGGACAACATATAAAAGACACGCTTCATTGTGCGCCGGAAGATGCACTCGCTATTGCCAATTTTGATCCAGAGAAAAAGTTTCCCGAAATTGAAGAGATTGAAGCAAAACTCGAACGCTATCGCCGCGAAAGAGAAAGTCTTGGGGGTGTTAATCTGCGGGCAGAGGAAGAGGCTGAAGAAGTCGAAGCACAAATTAACGAGATTCAGACGGAGCGTGATGATTTATCTCAGGCAATTAACAAATTGCGCTACGGAATTGGTCAATTAAACCGCGAAGGACGGGAACGCCTGCTGGCAGCATTTGAAACAGTTAATGGTCACTTCGCCAAATTGTTCACGCAACTCTTTGGTGGTGGAACTGCTGAACTGAAATTAACGGAGTCTGATGACCCGTTGGAAGCTGGTTTAGAAATTATCGCCCATCCGCCGGGTAAAAAACCTCAGGTCATGTCATTATTGTCTGGTGGTGAACAGGCATTAACAGCGATGTCGCTTATTTTTGCCGTGTTTTTGACCAATCCATCCCCCATTTGTGTTCTTGATGAGGTTGACGCGCCGCTGGATGATGCGAATGTTGAGCGCTTTTGCAATATGTTGACGAATATTGCCGAGACATCCGACACACGATTTTTGATTATTACACACCATGCCTTGACCATGGCGCGGGTGAACCGTCTGTTTGGTGTTACGATGCAGGAGCGTGGTGTAAGTCAGCTAATTTCAGTTGATTTGGCGACGGCAGAGCAATTTGCTGAAACCGGTCGAGATTTGTCATCGGATCAAAATAAAGATGAAATGAAATCAATGGGTTAG
- a CDS encoding site-specific DNA-methyltransferase yields the protein MTKKQAQTLPIDTIIEGDCFEALSRLPSASVDLVFADPPYNLQLKGDLTRPDTSHVDAVTDDWDKFDSFAAYDAFTRAWLAEARRVLKPTGTLWVIGSYHNIFRVGTALQDIGFWVLNDIIWRKSNPMPNFKGTRFTNAHETLIWAARDKDATGYTFNYRAMKTLNDDLQMRSDWVLPICNGGERLKSEAGDKLHPTQKPEALLHRVLLASSNPGDVVLDPFFGTGTTGAMAKRLGRHFVGIEAEAEYAAAARKRIAAETVLDDTSLQVTQSAKQQKRVPFGALVENGMLKPGAQLFGPARKVKARIRADGSLKLGTAKDAPTGSIHKIGATAQGLEACNGWTYWHYKDGDKLLPIDTLRNSLREKLHDG from the coding sequence ATGACCAAAAAACAAGCCCAAACCTTGCCCATAGACACCATTATTGAAGGTGATTGCTTTGAAGCGCTGTCGCGTCTGCCGAGCGCGAGTGTTGACCTCGTTTTCGCTGACCCGCCCTATAATCTCCAGCTTAAGGGCGATTTGACCCGACCTGACACAAGCCATGTGGATGCGGTGACGGATGACTGGGATAAGTTTGACAGCTTTGCCGCTTATGATGCTTTCACCCGTGCGTGGCTGGCTGAGGCGCGCCGTGTGTTGAAGCCGACGGGGACGCTGTGGGTTATTGGCTCTTATCACAATATTTTTCGTGTCGGCACGGCCTTGCAGGATATCGGTTTTTGGGTGCTGAATGACATTATCTGGCGCAAATCCAATCCGATGCCGAATTTTAAAGGCACGCGCTTTACCAACGCGCATGAGACGCTTATCTGGGCGGCGCGCGATAAAGACGCGACGGGCTACACCTTTAATTACCGCGCCATGAAAACCCTGAATGATGATTTGCAGATGCGCTCCGACTGGGTGCTGCCGATATGCAATGGCGGTGAACGTCTGAAGAGTGAAGCGGGTGACAAATTGCATCCGACGCAAAAACCCGAAGCTCTGTTGCACCGCGTTTTGCTGGCCTCCAGTAATCCCGGTGATGTGGTGCTGGATCCGTTTTTCGGCACCGGCACAACTGGCGCGATGGCGAAGCGTCTGGGGCGGCATTTTGTAGGCATTGAGGCCGAAGCGGAATACGCCGCCGCTGCCCGCAAGCGCATTGCCGCCGAAACCGTGCTGGATGATACGTCCTTGCAGGTGACACAAAGCGCGAAACAGCAAAAGCGTGTGCCGTTTGGCGCGCTGGTTGAAAACGGCATGCTCAAGCCCGGCGCACAGCTTTTTGGCCCAGCCCGAAAAGTAAAAGCGCGTATCCGCGCCGATGGCAGTTTGAAACTCGGCACTGCAAAAGACGCGCCGACGGGGTCTATCCATAAAATCGGCGCGACGGCACAAGGTCTGGAAGCGTGTAACGGCTGGACCTATTGGCACTATAAGGACGGCGACAAGCTCCTGCCGATTGATACCCTGCGTAACTCCCTGCGCGAGAAATTACACGACGGGTGA
- a CDS encoding DsbA family protein, whose amino-acid sequence MKQLNLILTSIAMLVGLFVLVSILTDMDAEQTAPAEAMNDEAADDVQMSSADTQVIKVKSGGALETPNPLGEISIGDANAPIKIYEYASLTCGHCAAFHTEVLPDLKKQYVDTGLVQFNFRPFPLDPYAMTGAMLVQCAIPQARLAFLETLFKRQLQWVRSDDPLNSLRAYAKQAGMSGENFVMCLQSEANLTAVRSMYNAAKDELGVQSTPTFFVNGEKVAGNIGFEAFKKLLDKKLKKMGIEAPEEKESSGL is encoded by the coding sequence ATGAAGCAGTTAAACCTTATTCTTACCTCAATCGCCATGCTGGTCGGTCTGTTCGTGCTGGTTTCAATTCTGACTGATATGGATGCAGAGCAAACGGCACCCGCTGAAGCCATGAATGATGAAGCTGCTGATGATGTGCAAATGTCATCCGCCGATACGCAGGTCATTAAAGTAAAATCAGGTGGGGCTCTTGAAACGCCTAATCCGTTGGGTGAGATTTCAATCGGGGATGCGAACGCCCCGATTAAGATATATGAATATGCGTCCCTGACTTGCGGTCATTGCGCGGCGTTTCATACGGAAGTCCTGCCAGACTTGAAAAAGCAATATGTCGATACAGGGCTTGTGCAATTTAACTTCCGACCATTCCCGTTGGATCCTTATGCCATGACAGGCGCGATGCTGGTGCAATGTGCTATCCCGCAAGCGCGATTGGCCTTTCTCGAAACACTTTTCAAGCGGCAGTTGCAATGGGTGAGAAGTGATGACCCCCTCAACAGCTTACGGGCTTATGCTAAGCAAGCTGGGATGAGTGGTGAAAATTTTGTGATGTGTCTTCAAAGCGAAGCTAATCTGACAGCCGTGCGGAGCATGTATAATGCCGCCAAGGACGAGCTGGGCGTACAGTCCACCCCGACATTTTTTGTTAATGGTGAGAAAGTTGCTGGCAATATCGGTTTTGAGGCATTCAAAAAATTACTCGACAAAAAACTGAAAAAAATGGGCATTGAAGCCCCTGAAGAAAAAGAAAGTTCCGGTCTATGA
- a CDS encoding ribonuclease HII codes for MDEAGRGPWAGPVVAAAVYLPPDYEAQGLIGLNDSKKLSEKKREALFEPICALPHGIGIAEVGEIDTLNILQASMLAMQRAVSALPFTPDFALVDGNRLPAWDVPSDFLIGGDARSVSIAAASIVAKVTRDRMMVALDAEFPGYGWAGNKGYGVKTHQEGLARLGVTPHHRRSFAPIRKILSPDAA; via the coding sequence ATTGATGAAGCCGGGCGCGGCCCATGGGCGGGGCCGGTGGTGGCTGCAGCGGTTTATTTGCCCCCTGATTATGAGGCGCAGGGGCTTATTGGCCTGAATGACAGCAAAAAACTCTCTGAGAAAAAGCGCGAAGCGCTGTTTGAGCCTATTTGCGCCCTACCGCACGGTATCGGTATTGCAGAGGTTGGGGAAATTGACACGCTGAATATTTTACAGGCGAGTATGTTGGCGATGCAACGTGCTGTTTCAGCCTTGCCGTTTACGCCGGATTTTGCGCTGGTGGATGGCAACCGCCTGCCCGCATGGGATGTGCCGTCTGACTTTCTCATTGGCGGGGATGCGCGTTCGGTCTCGATTGCGGCGGCTTCGATTGTGGCGAAAGTCACCCGTGACCGTATGATGGTGGCGCTGGATGCTGAATTTCCCGGTTATGGGTGGGCAGGAAATAAGGGATATGGTGTCAAAACGCATCAGGAGGGTCTGGCGCGGCTGGGCGTGACGCCGCATCATCGGCGCAGTTTTGCCCCAATACGCAAGATATTGAGTCCCGACGCCGCCTGA
- the mutY gene encoding A/G-specific adenine glycosylase yields the protein MSERKNNLAEMHAAQKLLGWYDRHRRVLPWRALPGETPDPYRVWLSEIMLQQTTVVTVKPYYEKFLQLFPTIHDLAAAPDDAVMTAWAGLGYYSRARNLLKCARTLVTAHDGVFPQSESALLTLPGIGPYTAAAIAAIAFNQQAAPVDGNIERVLARLLALTTPLPKLKAEVKTYATQFVEADAPNNRPGDIAQAMMDLGATICTPKRPNCLLCPWQEDCAAKLQGIEETLPRRAPKKPKPERRGTVWWLENKKGEVLMYRRPEKGLLGGMMMLPSAGWDADNDSTLTHALPDIETQSLPGAVVHVFTHFRLTLKVERLTAPPRFKPPAAHIWVHPKDFPDTALPSVMRKVVTHVLG from the coding sequence ATGTCCGAGCGCAAAAATAATCTGGCTGAAATGCACGCCGCCCAAAAACTCTTGGGCTGGTATGACCGCCACCGGCGTGTTTTGCCGTGGCGCGCCTTGCCGGGGGAAACACCAGACCCTTACCGCGTTTGGCTGTCCGAGATTATGCTCCAACAGACAACAGTTGTAACTGTAAAGCCCTATTATGAGAAGTTTCTGCAACTCTTCCCGACAATTCACGATCTGGCCGCCGCACCCGATGATGCGGTGATGACTGCGTGGGCGGGACTTGGTTATTACAGCCGCGCCCGCAATCTTTTAAAATGTGCGCGCACACTGGTCACCGCACATGACGGGGTCTTCCCGCAGTCGGAAAGCGCGCTCCTCACCCTGCCAGGCATTGGCCCTTATACGGCGGCGGCAATCGCGGCGATTGCCTTCAACCAACAGGCTGCACCTGTGGATGGCAATATTGAGCGTGTGCTGGCGCGGCTTTTGGCACTCACCACGCCGCTTCCCAAATTAAAAGCAGAAGTCAAAACCTATGCCACGCAATTTGTGGAAGCAGATGCGCCGAACAATCGCCCGGGAGACATCGCGCAGGCCATGATGGATCTTGGCGCAACGATATGCACTCCCAAGCGCCCGAATTGTTTGCTCTGCCCATGGCAAGAGGACTGCGCCGCCAAACTCCAAGGCATTGAAGAAACCCTACCGCGCCGCGCCCCCAAAAAGCCAAAGCCCGAACGCCGTGGCACGGTCTGGTGGCTTGAAAATAAAAAGGGGGAAGTGCTGATGTATCGCCGCCCCGAAAAGGGTTTGCTGGGCGGGATGATGATGTTGCCCTCTGCCGGATGGGACGCTGACAATGACAGCACGCTCACACATGCCTTACCGGATATCGAAACACAGAGCCTCCCCGGTGCGGTGGTGCATGTGTTCACACATTTCCGCCTGACCCTGAAGGTCGAACGCCTGACGGCACCGCCGCGCTTTAAGCCACCTGCCGCGCATATTTGGGTGCATCCTAAAGACTTCCCCGACACGGCCCTGCCCAGCGTGATGCGGAAAGTCGTCACGCATGTTTTGGGGTGA
- a CDS encoding AtpZ/AtpI family protein, with the protein MHKISETDLETGFDSEVLSSLQERVSQARKPQISETETRGRGSAIGMAYRLSMELVVGILVGGFIGWWLDKWLSTKPIFLLVMLLLGMIAGVVNMLRTARDMRQVLGVDDTPVSDVKTQVTTETKKHTGEFSDGS; encoded by the coding sequence ATGCATAAGATCTCTGAAACTGATTTGGAAACCGGTTTTGACTCTGAGGTTCTCTCAAGTCTCCAAGAGCGCGTAAGTCAGGCACGAAAACCGCAAATCTCGGAAACGGAAACACGTGGTCGAGGTTCAGCTATCGGAATGGCATACCGGCTTTCCATGGAATTGGTTGTTGGTATTCTGGTTGGTGGATTTATTGGTTGGTGGTTGGATAAATGGTTATCAACCAAACCGATTTTTTTGCTGGTCATGCTACTATTGGGTATGATAGCAGGTGTTGTGAATATGTTGCGGACAGCCCGTGACATGAGACAGGTTTTAGGAGTTGATGACACTCCTGTTTCTGATGTTAAAACGCAAGTAACAACAGAAACAAAAAAACATACTGGAGAGTTTTCTGACGGCTCTTAA
- a CDS encoding malate CoA transferase subunit B protein: MPQLDPASFAPQLVWLFISFVALYFLLGRFALPKIGGVIKARQDRLDDDLSQAETYRKEAEQAIADYETALAEARVKAGEIIQEVRDATAAELAKQEAELEGKLSAQAAEAEARIQASREAALTGIQETAEAVVAEIVQMTIGQDVNEDAVKKAVSEEMNNRR; the protein is encoded by the coding sequence ATGCCTCAGCTCGATCCGGCATCCTTTGCGCCGCAACTTGTCTGGTTGTTCATCAGCTTCGTCGCCCTGTATTTCTTGCTGGGTCGTTTTGCCTTGCCTAAAATCGGTGGCGTTATCAAAGCACGACAGGACAGGTTAGATGATGACTTAAGTCAAGCAGAAACCTATCGGAAAGAAGCTGAACAGGCTATAGCTGATTATGAAACGGCGCTCGCAGAAGCGAGAGTCAAGGCTGGCGAGATTATCCAGGAAGTCCGGGACGCAACCGCGGCAGAACTGGCCAAGCAGGAAGCAGAGCTTGAGGGGAAACTCTCAGCTCAAGCCGCCGAGGCTGAGGCGCGGATTCAGGCGTCGCGTGAAGCGGCACTGACAGGTATTCAAGAGACGGCTGAAGCCGTTGTTGCTGAGATTGTCCAAATGACCATAGGTCAGGACGTTAACGAGGATGCCGTTAAAAAAGCCGTTTCAGAAGAAATGAACAACCGGAGATAA